A DNA window from Brassica napus cultivar Da-Ae chromosome A4, Da-Ae, whole genome shotgun sequence contains the following coding sequences:
- the LOC111215111 gene encoding uncharacterized protein LOC111215111, producing the protein MSSVCGKLDFKGAGFEISASSPTRCSDGSKLSSHAGSDESQESDGDETGYINQTGDDELALESLSLKSSYDEENDENLTTTTPVILIPAIKGSREKHGLLLRKTSVTWADDVYDPPPSIASHTRHKKPQQQKSKSKDSSHRKTGKKGQKNKDSSSSRSGKNKKQASRKQHSCEKFDWVTQMPIVAASS; encoded by the exons ATGAGCTCTGTTTGTGGTAAGTTGGATTTTAAAGGTGCTGGCTTTGAGATCTCGGCTTCGAGTCCCACGCGGTGCTCTGATGGCTCGAAGCTTTCTTCGCATGCTGGATCTGATGAATCTCAGGAGTCTGATGGAGATGAAACTGGTTATATAAACCAAACTGGGGATGATGAATTAGCTTTGGAGTCTTTATCTCTCAAGTCTTCATATGATGAAGAGAATGATGAGAACCTTACTACTACT ACACCGGTTATTCTGATCCCTGCCATAAAAGGCAGCCGGGAGAAGCATGGCTTGTTACTGAGGAAGACGAGTGTTACATGGGCGGATGACGTGTATGATCCTCCTCCCTCCATAGCCTCCCACACAAGACACAAGAAGCCGCAGCAGCAGAAATCCAAGAGCAAAGATAGCAGCCACAGGAAGACCGGAAAGAAAGGACAGAAGAACAAAGACAGCTCTTCCTCTCGTAGTGGCAAGAACAAGAAGCAAGCTTCTCGCAAACAACACAGTTGCGAGAAGTTTGATTGGGTTACTCAGATGCCTATAGTTGCAGCATCTTCTTGA
- the LOC111215110 gene encoding arginine biosynthesis bifunctional protein ArgJ, chloroplastic-like, translating to MMNSCYHTHFSSLKLPHFFIPKSFVAFPRRELRVFSVTTTMEDASGNISAAPISLPEGSWKQVAGGVTAAKGFKAAGMYAGLRASGKKPDLALVTCDVDAVAAGVFTMNVVAAAPVVYCKKVLETSKTARAVLVNAGQANAATGDAGYQDMLDCVGSLATLLKVNPEEVLIESTGVIGHRIKKKELLEALPSLVNSMSDSVEQADSAAIAITTTDLVSKSVAVESQVGGTTIRVGGMAKGSGMIHPNMATMLGVITTDALVESDIWRKMVKVAVNRSFNQITVDGDTSTNDTVIALASGLSGSPFISSLNCKEATQLQACLDAVMQGLAKSIAWDGEGATCLIEVTVKGAETEAEAAKIARSVASSSLVKAAVYGRDPNWGRIAAAAGYAGVPFQMDKLRISLGEFSLMESGQPLPFDRDGASDYLKKAGEVHGTVTIDLSVGEGAATGKAWGCDLSYDYVKINAEYTS from the exons ATGATGAATTCGTGTTACCATACTCACTTCTCCTCCCTCAAGCTTCcccatttcttcatcccaaaG AGCTTTGTAGCGTTTCCACGGAGAGAACTAAGAGTATTCTCTGTAACAACCACCATGGAAGACGCGTCGGGTAACATATCAGCGGCTCCAATCTCTCTACCTGAAGGCTCGTGGAAACAG GTAGCTGGTGGAGTCACAGCTGCTAAAGGGTTTAAAGCTGCTGGCATGTACGCTGGGTTACGAGCTTCAGGGAAGAAGCCTGATCTCGCTCTTGTCACCTGTGATGTCGATGCTGTAGCTGCAGGGGTGTTTACAATGAATGTGGTTGCTGCTGCTCCTGTAGTTTACTGCAAGAAGGTTCTTGAGACTTCCAAAACG GCGCGTGCAGTGTTGGTTAATGCTGGTCAAGCCAATGCTGCTACG GGTGATGCTGGTTATCAAGATATGTTAGATTGTGTTGGTTCTCTTGCCACG CTACTTAAAGTGAATCCAGAGGAAGTGCTTATTGAGTCAACTGGTGTTATTGGCCACAGGATTAAAAAG AAAGAGCTTCTCGAAGCACTTCCATCGCTAGTCAACTCGATGTCAGACTCTGTTGAACA GGCAGATTCTGCTGCTATAGCAATAACTACTACGGATCTTGTAAGCAAGAGTGTGGCAGTTGAATCACAGGTTGGAGGAACCACAATTCGAGTTGGGGGTATGGCAAAAGGCTCAGGGATGATCCATCCAAACATGGCAACTATGCTAGGT GTCATCACAACGGATGCTCTTGTTGAAAGTGATATCTGGAGAAAGATGGTAAAGGTTGCAGTAAACCGAAGTTTCAACCAGATCACT GTAGATGGGGACACAAGTACTAACGACACGGTCATTGCTTTGGCGAGCGGGCTATCTGGATCACCTTTTATATCTTCTTTGAACTGTAAGGAAGCTACACAGCTTCAGGCATGCCTTGATGCG GTGATGCAAGGACTTGCCAAATCAATAGCTTGGGATGGCGAAGGCGCAACATGTCTCATTGAG GTAACAGTGAAAGGAGCAGAGACTGAAGCTGAAGCAGCGAAGATTGCACGCTCGGTGGCTTCCTCTTCACTGGTCAAA GCAGCTGTGTATGGGAGAGATCCGAACTGGGGACGCATAGCTGCAGCTGCTGGCTACGCTGGGGTTCCTTTCCAGATGGATAAGCTTAGGATCTCACTCGGCGAGTTCTCACTCATGGAGAGTGGTCAACCTCTTCCTTTTGACAG GGATGGAGCTAGTGACTACCTCAAGAAAGCTGGCGAGGTTCATGGAACTGTTACAATTGATTTATCAGTGGGTGAAGGTGCAGCCACCGGAAAGGCGTGGGGGTGTGATCTTAGCTATGACTATGTCAAGATCAATGCTGAGTATACCTCCTGA
- the LOC106430017 gene encoding uncharacterized protein LOC106430017, with the protein MADLLQKAIQAMSLDEEEPLTLPDSPRFRVFDENEMSLLGRLLNPDCQSMARMIEYMPTAWRVYGRVRGIALSRDRFQFIFQREEDLVTVLNDRPWSYNHWAMVLERWTANPPENFLQSMLIWIRIRHIPVNFFTIETMYKLASEVGKVEEVAYDPKVSHTKDYIRALVLFDTNNPAKAARKLTVKGGTVTIEFEYEKIHKRCFHCLRLSHEKAKCPYIKRGANRTQQAVEPARVEKRGPTISEPLSGPPGFPVLFPELSGEDRKMAMLYISHADPTERLARIERVRQGIADNLASSSVHLTRITKELDKGKGHVYSYMELLASQQGGTSLQIAAPLNIGGDRSEKESESSDSMSSAFSAPIAQMGFQLGPSSEGRVTGSSGANRGQRRRLHSWRRKVAGKDLNAPALPALRNEEETSLNSKRKAVSPLASTENKNKKLSESTVASGSKPLPSQ; encoded by the coding sequence ATGGCTGATCTACTCCAGAAAGCTATTCAAGCTATGTCCTTGGATGAGGAGGAGCCTTTAACCCTGCCTGATAGTCCAAGATTCAGAGTTTTCGATGAGAATGAGATGAGCTTGTTGGGAAGGTTGCTGAACCCTGATTGTCAATCTATGGCGAGGATGATAGAATACATGCCTACGGCATGGAGGGTTTATGGAAGAGTCCGTGGAATTGCTCTGTCTCGAGACAGATTTCAGTTCATCTTCCAACGAGAAGAAGATCTTGTGACAGTGCTAAATGATAGGCCGTGGTCTTATAATCATTGGGCGATGGTTTTGGAACGATGGACTGCTAACCCTCCGGAGAATTTCCTCCAATCCATGCTAATATGGATCCGTATCAGGCATATACCGGTCAACTTCTTCACTATTGAGACCATGTATAAGCTTGCTTCTGAGGTTGGGAAAGTAGAAGAAGTGGCGTATGATCCTAAGGTTTCCCATACCAAGGACTACATTAGAGCCCTGGTCTTGTTCGATACTAATAACCCAGCTAAGGCTGCACGTAAACTCACAGTCAAAGGAGGTACGGTTACCATTGAGTTTGAATACGAGAAGATCCACAAACGTTGTTTCCATTGCTTGCGGTTGTCTCATGAGAAAGCTAAATGTCCTTATATTAAAAGGGGAGCCAACAGGACGCAGCAGGCTGTTGAACCTGCAAGAGTGGAAAAGAGAGGACCTACAATATCGGAACCTCTAAGTGGTCCTCCAGGATTTCCAGTGTTGTTTCCGGAACTCTCAGGTGAAGATCGAAAAATGGCAATGCTCTACATATCACACGCTGACCCGACTGAGCGATTGGCTAGGATTGAGCGTGTCAGGCAAGGTATTGCAGATAACTTAGCCTCATCATCTGTCCATCTGACCAGGATCACTAAGGAACTGGATAAAGGAAAAGGACATGTATATTCCTACATGGAGCTTCTGGCATCACAGCAGGGCGGCACCTCTCTTCAAATTGCTGCTCCTCTGAATATTGGAGGTGATAGAAGTGAGAAAGAATCAGAGTCATCTGACTCTATGTCCTCTGCTTTTTCCGCTCCCATAGCTCAGATGGGTTTTCAGCTTGGCCCTTCTTCGGAAGGGCGTGTCACCGGAAGTTCTGGAGCAAACAGGGGTCAGCGAAGACGACTACATTCATGGAGGAGGAAAGTCGCAGGCAAGGATCTGAATGCACCTGCTCTACCAGCTCTCAGAAACGAGGAAGAGACAAGCTTGAATTCAAAACGGAAAGCTGTTTCTCCCTTGGCCTCgacagaaaacaaaaacaaaaaactttcaGAATCTACGGTGGCTTCCGGTTCGAAGCCGCTGCCATCCCAATGA